The Streptomyces camelliae genome window below encodes:
- a CDS encoding NADH-quinone oxidoreductase subunit D: MTPTTQTTVGIGGAAESTDMVLNIGPQHPSTHGVLRLKLVLDGERIVRAEPVIGYMHRGAEKLFEARDYRQIIVLANRHDWLSAFSNELGVVLAVERMLGMEVPERAVWTRTLLAELNRVLNHLMFLGSYPLELGGITPVFYAFREREVLQNVMEEVSGGRMHYMFNRVGGLKEDLPAGWTARARAAVAAVRSRMDVFDDLVLGNEIFRGRTRGVGELAPETVHAYGVSGPIARASGVDFDLRRDEPYLAYGDLQDTLKVATRSEGDCLARFEVLLEQTHNALDLADACLDRLAELPPGPINQRLPKVLKAPEGHTYAWTENPLGINGYYLVSKGEKTPYRLKLRSASYNNIQALTELLPGTLVADMVAILGSMFFVVGDIDK; this comes from the coding sequence ATGACTCCTACGACCCAGACCACGGTCGGGATCGGCGGCGCCGCGGAGAGCACCGACATGGTGCTCAACATCGGCCCCCAGCACCCGTCCACGCACGGTGTGCTGCGGCTCAAGCTGGTGCTGGACGGGGAGCGCATCGTGCGCGCGGAGCCGGTGATCGGCTATATGCACCGGGGCGCCGAGAAGCTCTTCGAGGCGCGCGACTACCGGCAGATCATCGTGCTCGCCAACCGCCACGACTGGCTGTCGGCGTTCTCGAACGAGCTGGGCGTGGTCCTCGCCGTGGAGCGGATGCTCGGCATGGAGGTGCCCGAGCGGGCGGTGTGGACGCGCACGCTGCTCGCCGAGCTGAACCGGGTGCTGAACCACCTGATGTTCCTCGGCTCCTATCCGCTGGAGCTGGGCGGCATCACCCCGGTGTTCTACGCGTTCCGCGAGCGCGAGGTGCTGCAGAACGTGATGGAGGAGGTCTCCGGCGGGCGCATGCACTACATGTTCAACCGGGTCGGCGGCCTCAAGGAGGACCTGCCGGCCGGCTGGACCGCACGCGCGCGTGCCGCCGTCGCCGCCGTGCGCTCGCGCATGGACGTCTTCGACGACCTGGTACTCGGCAACGAGATCTTCCGGGGGCGCACGCGCGGAGTCGGTGAGCTGGCGCCGGAGACGGTGCACGCCTACGGCGTGAGCGGCCCCATCGCGCGTGCTTCGGGCGTCGACTTCGATCTGCGCCGCGACGAGCCGTATCTGGCGTACGGCGATCTCCAGGACACCCTGAAGGTCGCCACCCGCAGCGAGGGCGACTGCCTCGCCCGCTTCGAGGTGCTCCTGGAGCAGACCCACAACGCGCTCGACCTCGCCGACGCCTGTCTGGACCGGCTCGCCGAGCTGCCGCCGGGGCCGATCAACCAGCGCCTGCCCAAGGTGCTGAAGGCGCCCGAGGGGCACACGTACGCGTGGACCGAGAATCCCCTCGGCATCAACGGCTACTACCTGGTCAGCAAGGGCGAGAAGACGCCGTACCGGCTGAAGCTGCGCTCGGCCTCCTACAACAACATCCAGGCGCTGACCGAGCTGCTGCCGGGGACGCTGGTGGCCGACATGGTGGCGATCCTGGGGTCGATGTTCTTCGTGGTCGGCGACATCGACAAGTAG
- a CDS encoding PH domain-containing protein encodes METGSPPEAGMAGIPGDEPVWRALPPGLLRMRRLLLVMWTAALALAAGLLPGLLAGPAWAAFALLPVVCAAWCWRLLGRNWRSWRYAERADDLLISRGVLWREETVVPYGRMQLVEVTSGPVERRFGLATVQLHTAAAKTDATIPGLDPAEAERLRDRLTELGEARSAGL; translated from the coding sequence ATGGAAACGGGGAGCCCGCCCGAGGCGGGGATGGCGGGGATACCGGGGGACGAGCCGGTGTGGCGGGCGCTGCCGCCGGGCCTGCTGCGGATGCGGCGGCTGCTGCTCGTGATGTGGACGGCGGCCCTCGCGCTCGCCGCGGGCCTGCTGCCCGGGCTGCTCGCGGGACCCGCGTGGGCGGCCTTCGCGCTGCTGCCCGTGGTGTGCGCCGCGTGGTGCTGGCGGCTGCTGGGGCGCAACTGGCGCTCGTGGCGGTACGCCGAGCGCGCGGACGACCTGCTGATCAGCCGCGGTGTCCTGTGGCGCGAGGAGACGGTCGTGCCGTACGGGCGGATGCAGCTGGTGGAGGTCACCTCCGGTCCGGTGGAGCGGCGCTTCGGGCTGGCCACCGTGCAGCTGCACACGGCGGCCGCCAAGACCGACGCGACCATCCCCGGCCTGGACCCGGCCGAGGCGGAACGGCTGCGGGACCGGCTCACCGAGCTGGGCGAGGCACGATCGGCGGGCCTGTGA
- a CDS encoding PH domain-containing protein, producing the protein MTTADPGDRTAAADAADAHGAGEGAHGAEGRAPVTERRLHPVTPFRRAWAPVAVLVGWAAHDPNSAQVQLAKLTDTMLLLGLAVLVPTAGLYGFLSWWFTHFAITESELRIRTGLLFRRTAHIRLERVQAVDVSRPLLARVAGVAKLRIDVVGADKKDELAFLGEQEARALRAELLARAAGFAPERAREIGEAPAHELLRVPPRALALSLILTAATWGSLCAALVVPTVLWLTTHNLVTVLATALPLLGGAGASGARRFVAEFDWKVGESPDGLRIDHGLLDRTHETVPPGRVQTVRIVEPLLWRRLGWVRVELDVAGSADSVLIPVAPRAVAESVIARVLPGVTVPRTMSRPPGRARWCVPVWWRGHRLAVTDTVFVTRHGLLRRRLSLVPHAKVQSVRLRQGPWQRLWRLADIHVDNGAGKTVTARQRDAEEAVRLLHEQADRSRTGRRDARPDRWMT; encoded by the coding sequence GTGACGACCGCGGACCCCGGCGACCGCACAGCCGCCGCGGACGCCGCGGATGCCCATGGCGCCGGAGAAGGCGCACACGGGGCCGAGGGGCGCGCGCCCGTGACCGAGCGCCGGCTGCACCCGGTCACGCCCTTCCGGCGGGCCTGGGCGCCGGTCGCCGTACTGGTCGGCTGGGCGGCGCACGACCCGAACAGCGCGCAGGTCCAGCTGGCGAAGCTGACCGACACCATGCTCCTGCTGGGGCTCGCGGTCCTGGTGCCGACGGCCGGCCTGTACGGCTTCCTGTCCTGGTGGTTCACGCACTTCGCGATCACTGAGTCCGAACTGCGCATCCGCACCGGCCTGTTGTTCCGGCGCACCGCGCACATCCGGCTGGAGCGCGTCCAGGCCGTGGACGTCTCGCGCCCCCTCCTCGCACGCGTGGCGGGCGTCGCGAAGCTGCGGATCGACGTCGTCGGCGCCGACAAAAAGGACGAACTGGCCTTCCTCGGCGAGCAGGAGGCACGCGCCCTGCGTGCGGAGCTGCTCGCGCGCGCGGCGGGTTTCGCACCCGAGAGGGCGCGTGAAATAGGCGAGGCGCCGGCGCACGAGCTGCTGCGCGTGCCCCCGCGAGCGCTCGCGCTCTCCCTGATTCTGACGGCCGCCACCTGGGGCTCGCTCTGCGCCGCGCTCGTCGTACCGACCGTGCTGTGGCTCACCACGCACAACCTGGTGACGGTCCTCGCGACCGCGCTGCCGCTGCTCGGCGGGGCCGGCGCGAGCGGCGCGCGGCGGTTCGTCGCCGAGTTCGACTGGAAGGTGGGCGAGTCCCCGGACGGACTGCGCATCGACCATGGCCTGCTCGACCGTACGCACGAGACGGTGCCGCCCGGCCGGGTGCAGACCGTACGGATCGTGGAGCCGCTGCTGTGGCGGCGGCTCGGCTGGGTGCGGGTGGAGCTGGACGTGGCCGGGTCCGCCGACTCGGTGCTGATACCGGTCGCCCCGCGCGCGGTCGCCGAGTCGGTCATCGCGCGCGTGCTGCCGGGTGTGACGGTGCCCCGGACCATGTCGCGGCCGCCGGGGCGGGCCCGCTGGTGCGTGCCGGTGTGGTGGCGCGGCCACCGCCTCGCGGTCACCGACACGGTCTTCGTCACCCGGCACGGTCTGCTGCGCCGCCGGCTCTCGCTGGTCCCGCACGCCAAGGTGCAGAGCGTACGGCTGCGCCAGGGGCCCTGGCAGCGGCTGTGGCGGCTCGCCGACATCCACGTGGACAACGGCGCCGGAAAGACCGTGACGGCCCGGCAGCGGGACGCCGAGGAAGCCGTACGGCTTCTGCACGAGCAGGCCGACAGGTCCCGTACCGGACGCCGGGACGCCCGCCCGGACCGCTGGATGACATGA
- a CDS encoding alpha/beta hydrolase produces the protein MGLTSNKVLMLAIVFAVVLFAGTVWLWPRLARQSWRSIGGRIGLLLTTQLAIFASVGLAANQAFGFYASWADLFGQETGQGVVVDHIAGGGRTGPIQVVSTSRVVGVSSSLPTVAGQVQKVDIIGRTTHLTSPAYVYLPPEYFQPQNHARKFPVSVILTGYPGTAEALVNKLNYPSTAQQLAKSGKMQPMILVMLRPTVAPPRDTECVDIPGGPQAESFFAKDLRDSVMAQYRVDKTPASWGIMGDSTGGYCALKIAMHNPKAYAAAVGLSPYYKAPIDPTTGDLFRGNKNLQNRANLFWAIQHLPAPETSLLVTSSKVGEHNYKDTLKFIQAVQDSNVTRISSIILPSGGHNFNTWRREIPGALQWMSTKLVSN, from the coding sequence ATGGGTCTGACGAGCAACAAAGTGCTGATGCTGGCGATCGTGTTCGCCGTCGTGCTGTTCGCCGGCACGGTGTGGCTGTGGCCGCGACTGGCCCGGCAGAGCTGGCGGTCGATCGGCGGACGGATCGGTCTGCTGCTGACCACCCAGCTGGCGATCTTCGCCTCGGTCGGTCTCGCCGCCAACCAGGCCTTCGGGTTCTACGCCAGCTGGGCGGACCTGTTCGGCCAGGAGACCGGCCAAGGTGTGGTCGTCGACCATATAGCGGGTGGCGGCAGGACCGGCCCGATCCAGGTGGTCTCCACGTCCCGGGTCGTGGGCGTGAGCAGCTCGCTGCCGACGGTGGCCGGGCAGGTGCAGAAGGTCGACATCATCGGCCGCACGACGCACCTGACCTCCCCGGCGTACGTGTATCTGCCCCCGGAGTACTTCCAGCCGCAGAACCACGCGCGCAAGTTCCCGGTCTCGGTCATCCTCACGGGTTACCCCGGCACCGCCGAGGCGCTGGTGAACAAGCTGAACTACCCGAGCACGGCGCAGCAGCTGGCCAAGAGCGGCAAGATGCAGCCGATGATCCTGGTGATGCTGCGGCCGACCGTGGCGCCGCCGCGGGACACCGAGTGCGTGGACATCCCCGGCGGTCCGCAGGCCGAGTCGTTCTTCGCCAAGGATCTGCGCGACTCGGTCATGGCTCAGTACCGGGTGGACAAGACGCCCGCGAGCTGGGGCATCATGGGCGACTCGACCGGTGGCTACTGCGCGCTGAAGATCGCCATGCACAACCCGAAGGCGTACGCGGCCGCCGTCGGCCTGTCGCCGTACTACAAGGCGCCGATCGACCCCACCACCGGGGACCTCTTCCGCGGCAACAAGAACCTGCAGAATCGTGCCAACCTCTTCTGGGCCATCCAGCATCTGCCGGCGCCCGAGACCTCGCTGCTGGTCACGAGCAGCAAGGTCGGTGAGCACAACTACAAGGACACGCTCAAGTTCATCCAGGCCGTGCAGGACTCGAACGTGACCAGGATCTCTTCGATCATCCTTCCGAGCGGCGGGCACAACTTCAACACCTGGAGGCGGGAGATCCCGGGCGCGCTGCAGTGGATGAGCACGAAGCTGGTCTCGAACTGA
- a CDS encoding phosphatidylglycerol lysyltransferase domain-containing protein, translating to MSGEVPSRSSRARRILRGPRPEAVPTLVSRAAALVGVLDIAAGVFPRFRHSRMHAIAEVLPGSFGPFAAALSLSAGVLLLLLAHGLGRRKRRAWRAAVALLPAGAAAQFAYRHSIAGVLIAVALLVPLLRHRSEFAALPDPRSRWRALANFVLMSAGSLVLGLIIVSVHPHRTIGDPSLADRLTHVVYGLFGFEGPVDYSGNASWTVAFSLGALGWITAVTTIYLAFRPEHPAARLTEDDEAKLRALLEKHGHRDSLGHFALRRDKAVVFSPSGKAAVTYRVVSGVMLASGDPIGDVEAWPGAIERFMDEAKAHSWTPAVMGCSETGGEVWTRETGLDALELGDEAVVDVADFSLAGRAMRNVRQMVKRIERAGYETRVRRIRDLSDGELDRIRRAADDWRGTDTERGFSMALGRVGDAADGDCLIATAHKQDDEPGEYGDLKAILHFVPWGTDGVSLDLMRRDRSADPGMNELLIVAALQAAPKFGITRISLNFAMFRSALARGEKIGAGPVLRAWRGLLVFLSRWFQIESLYKFNAKFQPRWEPRFVVYRHSADLPRIGFAAMQAEGFVTLALPLPRFLRRRRAAAERPCAHAVAERDMRAA from the coding sequence TTGTCGGGCGAGGTTCCGAGCCGATCCAGTCGGGCGCGCCGCATACTGCGCGGCCCGCGCCCCGAGGCCGTTCCCACCCTGGTCAGCAGGGCGGCCGCGCTCGTGGGCGTCCTGGACATTGCGGCGGGCGTGTTCCCGCGCTTCCGTCACAGCCGTATGCACGCGATCGCCGAGGTGCTGCCGGGCTCGTTCGGGCCCTTCGCCGCAGCGCTCTCGCTGAGCGCCGGTGTGCTGTTGCTGCTGCTCGCGCACGGGCTCGGGCGGCGCAAGCGCCGGGCCTGGCGGGCCGCGGTCGCGCTGCTGCCGGCGGGTGCCGCGGCGCAGTTCGCGTACCGCCACTCGATCGCCGGCGTGCTGATCGCCGTCGCGCTGCTCGTACCGCTGCTGCGGCACCGGAGCGAGTTCGCGGCACTGCCGGACCCGCGCAGCCGGTGGCGGGCGCTGGCCAACTTCGTCCTCATGAGTGCGGGTTCCCTCGTCCTCGGACTCATCATCGTCAGCGTCCACCCGCACCGGACGATCGGCGACCCGAGCCTGGCCGACCGACTGACGCACGTCGTCTACGGCCTGTTCGGCTTCGAGGGCCCGGTCGACTACTCGGGCAACGCCTCCTGGACGGTGGCCTTCTCCCTCGGCGCGCTCGGCTGGATCACTGCCGTCACCACGATCTACCTGGCCTTCCGCCCCGAGCACCCCGCCGCGCGGCTCACCGAGGACGACGAGGCGAAACTGCGCGCGCTGCTGGAGAAGCACGGGCACCGGGACTCCCTCGGCCACTTCGCGCTGCGCCGCGACAAGGCGGTCGTCTTCTCGCCCAGCGGCAAGGCGGCGGTCACCTACCGCGTCGTCTCCGGTGTGATGCTCGCCAGTGGCGACCCCATCGGCGACGTCGAGGCCTGGCCCGGCGCCATCGAGCGCTTCATGGACGAGGCCAAGGCCCACTCCTGGACCCCGGCCGTCATGGGCTGCTCGGAGACGGGCGGCGAGGTGTGGACCCGCGAGACCGGCCTTGACGCCCTGGAGCTGGGCGACGAGGCGGTGGTGGACGTCGCGGATTTCTCGCTCGCCGGACGCGCGATGCGCAACGTCCGACAAATGGTCAAGCGCATCGAGCGAGCCGGCTACGAAACCCGGGTGCGGCGCATCCGTGACCTCAGCGACGGGGAACTGGACCGCATCCGGCGGGCGGCCGACGACTGGCGCGGCACCGACACCGAGCGCGGCTTCTCCATGGCGCTCGGCCGCGTCGGCGACGCCGCCGACGGCGACTGCCTGATCGCCACCGCCCACAAGCAGGACGACGAGCCCGGCGAGTACGGCGACCTGAAGGCGATCCTGCACTTCGTGCCCTGGGGCACGGACGGCGTCTCGCTGGACCTGATGCGCCGCGACCGCTCCGCCGACCCGGGCATGAACGAGCTGCTGATCGTCGCCGCTCTCCAGGCCGCGCCGAAGTTCGGCATCACCCGGATCTCGCTGAACTTCGCGATGTTCCGCTCCGCCCTCGCGCGCGGGGAGAAGATCGGCGCCGGTCCGGTGCTGCGCGCCTGGCGCGGGCTGCTGGTGTTCCTCTCGCGCTGGTTCCAGATCGAGTCGCTGTACAAGTTCAACGCGAAGTTCCAGCCGCGCTGGGAGCCCCGCTTCGTGGTCTACCGCCACTCCGCCGACCTGCCCCGCATCGGCTTCGCCGCCATGCAGGCGGAGGGCTTCGTCACCCTCGCCCTGCCTCTTCCGCGCTTCCTGCGCCGGCGCAGGGCGGCCGCCGAGCGCCCCTGCGCGCACGCGGTGGCGGAACGGGACATGCGCGCAGCCTGA
- the folP gene encoding dihydropteroate synthase, protein MNNHSGRGQVAGLPAWDRCAVMGVVNVTPDSFSDGGRWFDTTTAVKHGLDLVSEGADLVDVGGESTRPGATRVDEAEELRRVIPVVRGLASEGVAVSVDTMRASVAEQSLAAGAALVNDVSGGLADPAMIPVVAAAGAPFVVMHWRGFLEGGNVKGVYDDVVAEVVDELHARVEAVLAGGVAPDRIVVDPGLGFSKEAEHDLVLLAHLDRLRALGHPLLVAASRKRFLGRVLAGPEGAPPPARERDAATAAVSALAAHSGAWAVRVHEVRATADAVRVARAVEEARMAGTAPGTALGAGSEHGAEGER, encoded by the coding sequence ATGAACAACCACAGCGGGCGCGGCCAGGTGGCAGGGCTTCCGGCATGGGACCGGTGCGCGGTCATGGGCGTCGTGAATGTGACCCCCGATTCCTTCTCCGACGGCGGCCGCTGGTTCGACACGACGACCGCCGTCAAACACGGCCTGGATCTCGTCTCCGAGGGCGCGGACCTGGTCGACGTCGGCGGTGAGTCCACCCGGCCGGGCGCCACGCGCGTGGACGAGGCCGAGGAGCTCCGGCGGGTCATCCCGGTGGTCCGCGGCCTCGCCTCCGAGGGCGTGGCCGTCTCCGTCGACACCATGCGCGCCTCCGTCGCCGAGCAGTCCCTCGCGGCCGGTGCCGCCCTGGTCAACGACGTCAGCGGCGGCCTGGCCGACCCCGCGATGATCCCGGTGGTCGCCGCCGCGGGCGCCCCGTTCGTCGTCATGCACTGGCGCGGCTTCCTGGAGGGCGGCAACGTCAAGGGCGTCTACGACGACGTCGTCGCCGAAGTCGTGGACGAGCTGCACGCGCGCGTGGAGGCTGTTCTCGCGGGTGGCGTCGCCCCTGACCGCATCGTCGTCGACCCCGGCCTCGGCTTCTCCAAGGAGGCCGAGCACGACCTCGTCCTCCTCGCCCACCTCGACCGGCTGCGCGCCCTCGGCCACCCCCTGCTCGTGGCCGCCTCCCGCAAGCGGTTCCTCGGCCGTGTCCTGGCCGGCCCGGAGGGTGCTCCCCCGCCGGCCCGGGAGCGCGACGCCGCCACGGCCGCCGTCTCCGCCCTCGCCGCGCACTCCGGCGCATGGGCCGTACGCGTACATGAGGTACGCGCCACCGCGGACGCCGTCCGCGTCGCCCGCGCCGTGGAGGAGGCGCGCATGGCGGGCACAGCGCCTGGCACAGCGCTGGGCGCGGGAAGCGAGCACGGGGCGGAAGGCGAGCGGTGA
- a CDS encoding nuclear transport factor 2 family protein, with protein MSAPHTDVEQVEAANTAFYEAMERGDFEELSSLWLSPGDLGVDEEYHDPADTGVISCVHPGWPVLTGRGEVLRSYALIMANTDYIQFFLTDVHVSVTGDTALVTCTENILSGGPAPEDGAELGPLVGQLVVATNVFRRTPSGWKIWAHHASPVMAESDETEDTADDEPGTNGTNPDGGPLS; from the coding sequence GTGAGCGCCCCCCACACCGATGTCGAGCAGGTGGAGGCCGCCAACACCGCCTTCTACGAGGCGATGGAGCGCGGCGACTTCGAGGAGCTGTCCTCGCTCTGGCTGAGCCCCGGCGACCTGGGCGTGGACGAGGAGTACCACGATCCGGCGGACACCGGCGTGATCTCCTGCGTGCACCCCGGCTGGCCGGTGCTCACCGGCCGCGGCGAGGTCCTCAGGTCGTACGCCCTGATCATGGCCAACACCGACTACATCCAGTTCTTCCTCACGGACGTGCACGTCTCCGTGACCGGCGACACTGCGCTCGTGACGTGCACCGAGAACATCCTCAGCGGCGGCCCCGCCCCGGAGGACGGCGCGGAGCTGGGACCGCTGGTCGGCCAGCTCGTCGTCGCCACGAACGTGTTCCGGCGCACGCCCTCCGGCTGGAAGATCTGGGCGCACCACGCCTCCCCCGTGATGGCGGAGAGCGACGAGACCGAGGACACCGCGGACGACGAGCCCGGCACGAACGGTACGAATCCGGACGGCGGGCCCCTGTCCTGA
- the folB gene encoding dihydroneopterin aldolase: protein MDRVALRGLKARGHHGVFPKEREEGQTFIVDLVLGLDTRPAAADDDLTKTVHYGIVAEEVVAVVEGEPVNLIETLAERIAQTCLKHEGVQQVEVCVHKPDAPITVPFDDVTVTITRSRV from the coding sequence GTGGATCGTGTCGCGCTGCGCGGCCTCAAGGCCCGCGGGCACCACGGTGTGTTCCCCAAGGAGCGCGAGGAGGGCCAGACCTTCATCGTGGACCTCGTCCTCGGGCTGGACACCCGGCCGGCCGCGGCGGACGACGACCTGACGAAGACCGTGCACTACGGCATCGTGGCCGAGGAGGTCGTGGCCGTGGTCGAGGGCGAGCCGGTGAACCTCATCGAGACGCTCGCCGAGCGGATCGCGCAGACCTGCCTGAAGCACGAAGGGGTCCAGCAGGTCGAGGTGTGCGTCCACAAGCCGGACGCGCCGATCACCGTCCCCTTCGACGACGTGACCGTCACCATCACCCGGAGCCGAGTATGA
- the folK gene encoding 2-amino-4-hydroxy-6-hydroxymethyldihydropteridine diphosphokinase, whose protein sequence is MTRPFLQGHSDPTVQPVPASVVEQVDAADTTLQNPKWAVISIGSNLGNRLETLQGAVDALEDTPGVRVKAVSPVYETEPWGVEPGSQPSYFNAVVVLKTTLPPASLLERAHAVEEAFKRVRDERWGPRTLDVDIVAYADVTSDDPQLTLPHPRAHERAFVLAPWHDVDPQAQLPGRGKVADLLSAVTREGVAPRADLELRLPE, encoded by the coding sequence ATGACCCGACCTTTCCTTCAGGGTCACAGCGACCCGACCGTCCAGCCGGTGCCCGCCTCCGTCGTCGAGCAGGTCGACGCCGCCGACACGACCCTGCAGAACCCGAAGTGGGCCGTCATCTCCATCGGCTCCAACCTCGGCAACCGCCTGGAGACCCTCCAGGGCGCCGTCGACGCGCTGGAGGACACCCCGGGAGTGCGCGTCAAAGCGGTCTCCCCGGTCTACGAGACCGAGCCGTGGGGCGTCGAGCCCGGCAGCCAGCCGTCGTACTTCAACGCGGTCGTGGTCCTGAAGACCACCCTGCCCCCCGCGTCCCTGCTGGAGCGGGCGCACGCCGTCGAGGAGGCCTTCAAGCGGGTCCGCGACGAGCGCTGGGGCCCGCGCACGCTGGACGTCGACATCGTCGCCTACGCCGACGTCACCTCCGACGACCCGCAGCTCACCCTGCCCCACCCGCGAGCCCACGAACGCGCCTTCGTGCTCGCGCCCTGGCACGACGTGGACCCGCAGGCCCAGCTGCCCGGCCGCGGCAAGGTGGCCGATCTGCTCTCGGCGGTCACGCGTGAGGGCGTGGCGCCGCGAGCGGACCTGGAACTCCGACTGCCCGAATAG
- a CDS encoding DUF3180 domain-containing protein produces MRELRIRVLAGVFVVAGVLSWAGARLWNSIGTLPSVPLAAPIVLALIAGVLLATALSLRARLKAQRERRPGAKGVDPLMAARAVVFGQASALVAALVAGMYGGTGAFLLELLDLPARRDQAIYAGFSVLAGIAVIVAALFLERVCKLPEDEDQNHSGAEPAA; encoded by the coding sequence GTGAGAGAGCTGCGCATCAGGGTGCTGGCCGGCGTGTTCGTCGTGGCCGGAGTCCTGTCCTGGGCGGGCGCCCGCCTCTGGAACTCGATCGGGACCCTCCCCAGCGTCCCCCTGGCCGCCCCCATCGTGCTGGCCCTGATCGCCGGAGTCCTGCTCGCGACGGCGCTCTCGCTGCGCGCCCGGCTGAAGGCCCAGCGCGAGCGCCGCCCCGGCGCCAAGGGGGTCGATCCGCTGATGGCCGCCCGCGCGGTCGTCTTCGGCCAGGCCAGCGCCCTGGTCGCGGCCCTCGTCGCCGGCATGTACGGCGGCACGGGCGCCTTCCTGCTGGAGCTGCTGGACCTCCCGGCCCGCCGCGACCAGGCCATCTACGCCGGCTTCTCGGTCCTGGCGGGCATCGCGGTGATAGTGGCGGCCCTGTTCCTGGAGCGCGTGTGCAAGCTCCCGGAGGACGAGGACCAGAACCACTCGGGGGCGGAGCCGGCGGCGTGA
- the folE gene encoding GTP cyclohydrolase I FolE: MTDPVTLDGEGTIGEFDEKRAENAVRELLIAVGEDPDREGLRETPARVARAYKEIFAGLWQQPEDVLTTTFDIGHDEMVLVKDIEVYSTCEHHLVPFRGVAHVGYIPSTSGKITGLSKLARLVDVYARRPQVQERLTTQIADSLMEILEPRGVIVVVECEHMCMSMRGIRKPGAKTITSAVRGQLRDVATRNEAMSLIMAH, from the coding sequence ATGACCGACCCCGTGACGCTGGACGGTGAGGGCACCATCGGCGAGTTCGATGAGAAGCGTGCCGAGAACGCCGTACGCGAACTGCTGATCGCGGTCGGCGAGGACCCGGACCGCGAGGGTCTGCGCGAGACCCCGGCCCGGGTGGCGCGGGCGTACAAGGAGATCTTCGCGGGCCTGTGGCAGCAGCCGGAGGACGTCCTGACGACGACGTTCGACATCGGGCACGACGAGATGGTGCTCGTGAAGGACATCGAGGTGTACTCGACCTGTGAGCACCACCTGGTGCCGTTCCGGGGGGTGGCCCACGTCGGCTACATCCCGTCGACGTCCGGAAAGATCACGGGACTGTCCAAGCTGGCCCGGCTCGTGGACGTCTACGCGCGCCGCCCGCAGGTGCAAGAACGTCTCACCACGCAGATCGCGGACTCCCTCATGGAGATCCTGGAGCCCCGGGGCGTGATCGTGGTCGTGGAGTGCGAGCACATGTGCATGTCCATGCGCGGTATCCGCAAGCCGGGGGCGAAGACCATAACGTCGGCCGTCCGCGGTCAGCTGCGGGACGTCGCCACCCGGAACGAGGCCATGAGCCTGATCATGGCCCACTGA